A single window of Narcine bancroftii isolate sNarBan1 chromosome 1, sNarBan1.hap1, whole genome shotgun sequence DNA harbors:
- the LOC138736044 gene encoding zinc finger protein 774-like isoform X1, protein MNLLQCSDCGKNFKRSSELKRHQRVHTGERPFTCPKCGKSFTQTTSLQTHQWVHTGERPFTCPKCGKGFKHTSSLLTHQRLHTGERPFTCPECGKSFACTSNLLTHKRVHTGERPFTCPECGKGFSQTSSLLTHQRVHTRERPFTCSECGKGFKHTSSLLTHQRVHTGERPFNCPECGKGFTQTTSLQTHQRVHTGERPFACPKCGKGFKHTSSLLTHQRVHTGERPFTCPECGKGFTHSSSLLTHQRVHTGERPFTCPECGKGFTQTSHLLTHQRVHTGEKPFTCQECGKGFTQSSHLMIHHQTHTGERPFTCPECNKGFKHTSSLLRHQRVHNGERSFTWIGVARASSTPPACRTTSGSALGRGPSSAPSVARASPHHPTC, encoded by the coding sequence ATGAACCTGCTTCAATGCTCCGACTGCGGGAAGAACTTTAAAAGGTCGAGTGAGTTAAAgagacaccagcgggtccacactggggagaggcccttcacctgccccaagtGCGGCAAGAGCTTCACCCAGACCACCAGCCTGCAGACTCACCagtgggtccacaccggggagaggcccttcacttgCCCCAAGTGTGGAAAAGGCTTCAAGCACACCTCCAGCTTGTTGACCCACCAGCggctccacactggggagaggcccttcacctgccctgagtgcggcaagAGCTTCGCCTGCACCTCGAACCTGTTGACCCACAAgagggtccacaccggggagaggccattcacttgccctgagtgcggcaagggcttcagccAGACTTCcagcctgctgacccaccagcgggtccacaccagggagaggccATTTACGTGctctgagtgcggcaagggcttcaagCACACCTCcagcctgctgacccaccagcgggtccacaccggggagaggcccttcaactgtcctgagtgcggcaagggcttcacccagaccaCCAGCCTGCAGactcaccagcgggtccacactggggagaggcccttcgcTTGCCCcaagtgtggcaagggcttcaagCACACCTCcagcctgctgacccaccagcgggtccacaccggggagaggcctttcacctgccccgagtgtggcaagggcttcacccactcCTCCAgcttgctgacccaccagcgggtccacactggggagaggccgttcACTTGCCCTGAATGCGGGAAGGGATTCACTCAGACAtcccacctgctgacccaccagcgggtccacactggggagaagccCTTCACCTGCCAAGAGTGCGgtaagggcttcacccagtcatCCCATCTGATGATCCACCATCAGACCCataccggggagaggcccttcacctgccctgaatgTAACAAAGGATTCAAGCACACCTCTAGCCTGCTgagacaccagcgggtccacaatGGTGAGAGGTCCTTCACCTGGATaggtgtggcaagggcttcatcTACTCCTCCAGCCTGCAGAACCACCAGTGGGTCcgcactggggagaggcccttcatctGCCCCAAGTGTGGCAAGAGCTTCACCACATCAtccaacctgctga